The Bombus vancouverensis nearcticus chromosome 5, iyBomVanc1_principal, whole genome shotgun sequence genome segment CgacaaatttcaaattaaatttaatttatcgcTATCGTAACGATATTATAGATATATCGATTTATGAAAAACATAACAATATTATCAATAACCTTATCGATAGGAGCAgctatattttttataccacAAGTCGAATCATAAAAGCACGTAAATAAAGACACGTGATCAACATCTAGGGGAAAAAGGATTAAACTCACTATCTTGAcatattaaatagaaaaatatttttctaaacatTAACCTCTTAAGTATACAAACCGAATACGTTCGTCAAGTTTGCAAACTCAATTTAAACATTTCTGATAGTGATACGAAGTAATCCCTAAAGATTATAATTCACTAGCGATTATCAGCCAATAGCTGATATACATAGTATACGAAATATACACATGTTATTACATGTATTTCTTTGACAATTTTTGGCGGTAAACCAATTTATTTTTAGATAATTATGCTCTGATTcgcttttaaataattattcaacAACATAATAATCTGTTTGTGTTTAATATTGTAGGTATCTTATCAATCTGAGGTGTTATCAATGATTATTAAATTTACCAAAGTAATAAGCTGTTCTTCAGAACATCCATCATACCCTGTATCTAATCTTCTGCAACACCGTTCACATTCCTCATGGCGTTGCGCAAAACCAGGAGAAATGCTTGCAACTGTTATTTTTCAATTGGCAGAATCATCTTGTATCACAGGTGTAGACCTTGGCAATTATCGTAGTTGCGTAGTAGTTGTTACTGCTTCTACAGCATCAGAACCTGACATATGGCTTCCCATTGTGAACCATCAATTCTTAACGCATGATGAAGCTGCAAATGGCAAATTTAGAGATCAAGTacagatatttacaaaaaaagaccTAAATCCGGATACAATAAAGATAAAGTTTGATCGTGTAAAAGTAACTTGCATGCAGTCAGCaaatttgaaagaattattTGGACTGTCCTTCATTGAATTAAAAACAGAAGTTGTACTTGATCTAGGATtagatatttttggaagattCAAATTGAAAAATCCGGAGGAAAATGACATTGATGACATTAAAGAAAGGTATATGAAAATGATTGgccacaagaaaacagattaTAAAGCTGAATTGCTTGCAAAAGTTAAAGAAACAGGTATGAGTAATTTTTCTAAACGACAAGAAGAGGATAGAGAACCAATGAAAAGGCCATTATTGCAAAAGTTGGAAGCTGGCAAAACAGAAGAAGTATTTGGGACTAGGAACAAAGATTCTGATAGTTCAACTTCAATGAATGATATTaaacataaaaatgaaaaagttacAAATGATAAACCAGTAGTAAGAACTCCATTTGGTGATGTTGTATCTTCAACATcaattaaagaaaataaaaatgatatacaGAAAAATGACAACCAAAAAAATGGTACAATTTCAAGAAAACGTACTTTATCTCCTGAACAAAGTTCCTCAAAACagaataaaagaaaacaaaattgtTCTCAATGCCAAGATGAGAACAAACTATGTAATAACTGCGGAAAGTTACCAAAACCTAAGACAATAATTACACCTAAAAAACCTGTGAAAGAACCAAAAAAATCATTTTCAAAGCTTTTTGAAGATGTATCATTTTCACTTAGTGGATATGTTAATCCACAGAGAGATGAAATTAGGAAAAAGGCTCTTCAAATGGGTGCAAGGTATATTGCTGATCCTAACACAACTAATAAAAGATGCACTCATTTAATCTGTGCCTTTAAGAATACACCAAAGTATCAACAATTAAAGGGCCACTCTAAAATTGTCTCACACACCTTTGTTGAAAAATGTTTTAGTGAAAAGATTAGGTAAGGTAGCACAAAactataacaaataaataaataaattaataccaCATAGTAAATAACCTTTTTCTAGATTTCCTTGGAGACGATATGCCCTAGATACCAAAGACAGTGCTGAACCAGAAAGTGAAGAAGAAATTTTAGGTAGTTCAT includes the following:
- the XRCC1 gene encoding DNA repair protein XRCC1 produces the protein MIIKFTKVISCSSEHPSYPVSNLLQHRSHSSWRCAKPGEMLATVIFQLAESSCITGVDLGNYRSCVVVVTASTASEPDIWLPIVNHQFLTHDEAANGKFRDQVQIFTKKDLNPDTIKIKFDRVKVTCMQSANLKELFGLSFIELKTEVVLDLGLDIFGRFKLKNPEENDIDDIKERYMKMIGHKKTDYKAELLAKVKETGMSNFSKRQEEDREPMKRPLLQKLEAGKTEEVFGTRNKDSDSSTSMNDIKHKNEKVTNDKPVVRTPFGDVVSSTSIKENKNDIQKNDNQKNGTISRKRTLSPEQSSSKQNKRKQNCSQCQDENKLCNNCGKLPKPKTIITPKKPVKEPKKSFSKLFEDVSFSLSGYVNPQRDEIRKKALQMGARYIADPNTTNKRCTHLICAFKNTPKYQQLKGHSKIVSHTFVEKCFSEKIRFPWRRYALDTKDSAEPESEEEILGSSSPLNAFEEDTDSDSYY